Proteins encoded in a region of the Aminivibrio sp. genome:
- a CDS encoding glycosyltransferase family 4 protein, giving the protein MEFALKNFFVAAPLLLLWGLCVTPLSISLANRYRIVDHPGERKIHTSVTPRGAGIVLWLGFLLWCLFAAGEHPVVRFIGTGSTMVFLSGYRDDMKSIAPLVRLGVHLFAAVIFFVPVSLPPAHVAVCLFWITGMTNAYNLIDGANGLCLLMFISACLLSSPLGNTTVFLSLAALAGGVLYWNFPKARTFLGDGGTTLLGYLFSCFFIYTVAPRLGAVGVIELPFLLLLAGGVPVADTLFAILRRVWKGRSPFLPDRGHIHHRLLDRGISPFWTVILLTFIQCLVVGSGVFLFTARLS; this is encoded by the coding sequence GTGGAATTCGCACTGAAAAATTTTTTTGTCGCAGCACCGCTGCTCCTCCTTTGGGGACTCTGTGTCACGCCCCTTTCCATAAGCCTGGCGAACCGTTACCGCATTGTCGACCATCCCGGGGAGCGGAAGATTCATACATCGGTTACTCCCAGGGGGGCAGGTATCGTCCTCTGGCTAGGGTTCCTTCTCTGGTGCCTTTTCGCCGCCGGAGAGCACCCGGTCGTCAGGTTTATCGGCACGGGAAGCACCATGGTCTTCCTCAGCGGATACAGAGACGATATGAAGAGCATTGCCCCCCTGGTGAGACTCGGTGTGCATCTTTTTGCGGCGGTTATCTTCTTCGTACCTGTGAGCCTGCCCCCGGCCCACGTTGCCGTATGTCTTTTCTGGATTACGGGAATGACCAATGCCTATAACCTGATCGACGGTGCCAACGGGCTCTGCCTGCTCATGTTCATTTCAGCGTGTCTTCTCTCCTCACCCCTCGGAAACACCACTGTTTTTCTCTCCCTTGCCGCCCTTGCAGGGGGAGTTCTGTATTGGAATTTTCCGAAGGCAAGGACCTTTCTCGGAGACGGCGGGACGACCCTTCTCGGATACCTTTTTTCGTGCTTTTTCATTTATACTGTTGCCCCAAGGCTTGGAGCGGTAGGGGTGATCGAACTTCCCTTCCTTCTCCTTCTCGCAGGGGGGGTTCCCGTGGCGGATACGCTGTTCGCCATATTGCGCAGGGTCTGGAAAGGAAGATCCCCCTTCCTCCCTGACAGGGGGCACATACACCACCGTCTCCTCGACAGGGGGATCAGCCCCTTTTGGACGGTGATTCTTCTTACCTTTATACAGTGCCTTGTCGTCGGTTCAGGAGTATTTCTTTTCACCGCCCGGCTCTCCTGA